The following are from one region of the Nitrospiria bacterium genome:
- a CDS encoding zinc-dependent alcohol dehydrogenase family protein codes for MPKIVRFHKTGGPEVLKVEDLPLTEPGEGEVRLKVEAIGLNRAEVMFRRGQYLETPELPSRLGYEAAGTIDAVGSGVSGVNIGDRVSTIPSFSIGKYGVYGESAIVPDYAVARYPDNLTAVEGTSIWMQYLTAFGALIEFGQLKKGDPVLITAASSSVGLAAIQITKAAGALAIATTRGPDKKQFLLNAGADHVIVSDEEDLAKRVMTVTANTGARIVFDPVAGPFLEKLAEAAAPGGIIFEYGALSPEPTAFPLFPVLGKGLTVRGYLLFEIVQDPEKLARGKQYIYDGFKTGSLKPIIDRTFPLEAIIDAHRYMESNQQKGKIVVTVQV; via the coding sequence ATGCCAAAGATCGTTCGCTTTCATAAAACAGGAGGACCGGAAGTGCTCAAGGTCGAGGACTTACCTCTTACAGAACCTGGTGAGGGCGAGGTCCGCCTGAAAGTGGAGGCCATCGGCCTCAACCGTGCCGAGGTCATGTTCCGGCGGGGACAGTATCTGGAAACCCCCGAACTTCCTTCAAGGCTCGGCTATGAAGCGGCCGGGACCATCGATGCCGTGGGATCTGGAGTCAGCGGTGTCAACATTGGCGATCGCGTCAGCACCATACCCTCCTTTTCGATTGGAAAGTATGGCGTCTACGGCGAGAGTGCTATCGTCCCGGACTACGCTGTGGCCCGTTACCCCGACAATCTAACGGCGGTGGAGGGGACGTCGATCTGGATGCAGTACTTGACCGCTTTCGGCGCGCTCATAGAATTCGGTCAATTGAAAAAAGGCGACCCGGTATTGATCACCGCGGCTAGCAGCAGCGTCGGCCTGGCCGCGATTCAGATCACCAAGGCCGCTGGGGCATTGGCCATCGCCACGACCCGAGGTCCTGACAAGAAACAATTTCTCTTAAACGCGGGGGCAGACCACGTAATCGTCAGTGATGAAGAAGACTTGGCAAAACGGGTCATGACCGTTACCGCCAACACCGGCGCCCGAATCGTTTTCGATCCCGTTGCCGGGCCTTTCCTTGAGAAGCTCGCCGAAGCCGCCGCTCCAGGGGGAATCATCTTCGAATACGGCGCGCTATCACCGGAACCCACAGCCTTCCCCCTCTTTCCCGTGCTTGGGAAAGGTCTGACGGTGCGAGGCTATCTCCTGTTCGAAATTGTCCAGGACCCCGAGAAGCTCGCCCGCGGCAAACAGTATATTTACGATGGTTTTAAAACCGGCAGCTTGAAACCCATCATCGACCGCACCTTCCCCCTGGAAGCCATTATCGATGCCCACCGGTATATGGAGTCTAACCAACAAAAAGGCAAAATCGTGGTCACAGTCCAGGTATAA
- a CDS encoding vitamin K epoxide reductase family protein: protein MKLAPPPKWIIGLFLLISFMGFGDSTYLAAKHYLGTPLNCSVFTGCEDVTSSPYATILGVPLGVYGGAYYLGIFLFVIGFIDTKNNIFLLAAVIMTPFGFAASVWFVYLQYFVLQAICPYCMVSAGASTLLLVLGLLVFINSGKREST from the coding sequence ATGAAATTGGCCCCACCCCCTAAATGGATCATAGGTCTGTTTCTTCTGATCAGTTTTATGGGTTTCGGAGATTCAACCTATCTGGCCGCGAAACATTATCTTGGAACTCCTCTGAACTGCTCGGTGTTTACGGGTTGTGAGGATGTAACTTCCAGCCCCTATGCCACGATTCTGGGGGTTCCCTTAGGTGTTTACGGTGGAGCCTATTACCTGGGGATCTTCCTTTTTGTCATCGGGTTTATTGATACGAAGAATAATATTTTTCTGTTGGCCGCGGTCATAATGACCCCTTTTGGGTTTGCGGCATCGGTTTGGTTCGTGTATCTCCAGTATTTTGTCCTTCAGGCCATTTGCCCTTATTGTATGGTCTCAGCCGGGGCATCAACCCTTCTGTTGGTTCTAGGCCTCCTTGTTTTCATAAACTCTGGAAAAAGGGAAAGCACTTAA
- a CDS encoding L,D-transpeptidase family protein — MFKKWVTLLTSLLLVKGFCYGVENQPQDPTSYSSTRGGAYSYQISEETVIGFPQSYLVKNNESLHEIARFFGLGFSELLSVNPEIDPWLPPKGTPLIIPTVWILPDAEDKGIVINIAELRLYYFFEAAGLKMVKTFPIGIGREGLSTPVGVFRITDKLKDPSWFPPASARREDPSLPQVIPLGLENPLGGYWLQLSVPGYGIHGTNRPWGVGRKISRGCIRLYPEDMPWLFDQTARGLRVEIVNQPLKVGFKNGGLYIQVHKNNLEPQKLYHAALSKIKEINLGFQLDPKTLQEAITKNNGLPHLISG, encoded by the coding sequence ATGTTTAAAAAATGGGTAACCCTATTGACCTCCTTGTTATTAGTGAAAGGTTTTTGCTATGGCGTTGAAAACCAACCCCAAGACCCAACATCCTATTCATCCACCAGAGGGGGTGCTTATTCTTATCAAATCTCCGAGGAAACCGTTATTGGGTTTCCACAATCGTATTTAGTTAAAAACAATGAATCTCTTCATGAAATCGCCCGGTTCTTCGGATTGGGTTTTTCTGAACTGCTCAGTGTTAACCCTGAAATAGACCCTTGGTTACCTCCAAAGGGCACCCCGCTGATTATTCCCACCGTCTGGATCCTCCCAGATGCGGAGGATAAAGGGATTGTGATCAATATCGCCGAATTAAGGCTATATTATTTCTTTGAAGCCGCAGGATTGAAGATGGTGAAAACCTTTCCCATTGGAATCGGCCGAGAGGGGCTCTCCACCCCGGTAGGTGTCTTCCGGATTACCGATAAACTCAAAGATCCATCCTGGTTTCCTCCTGCATCGGCAAGACGTGAAGATCCTTCGTTACCACAAGTGATACCTCTAGGTCTGGAAAATCCCTTGGGGGGATATTGGCTTCAACTTTCAGTTCCCGGCTATGGAATCCATGGGACTAACCGGCCTTGGGGTGTAGGAAGAAAGATTAGCCGGGGCTGTATACGGCTCTACCCCGAAGATATGCCATGGCTTTTCGATCAAACTGCCAGAGGATTACGGGTTGAAATTGTCAACCAGCCCCTTAAAGTGGGATTTAAAAATGGCGGTCTCTATATCCAGGTCCATAAAAATAACTTGGAACCCCAAAAGCTCTACCATGCTGCTCTCTCGAAGATAAAAGAAATCAACCTGGGTTTCCAGTTGGACCCAAAGACCCTTCAGGAGGCCATCACCAAAAACAATGGCCTTCCTCATTTAATTTCCGGATAA
- a CDS encoding methyltransferase: MTGEALGKALGLHPRGIWDFFDTLVALGFLDRDGDGQKGLYRNTEATGNFLNKNSPAYIGGFLEMANARLFRFWNDLGSALKTGKPQNEIKHSQKAMFEELYADLPRLEQFMGAMKGISRGNFTALAEKFDFSKYKTLCDVGGATGLLSTVVAQRHSEIRCLSFDLPPVEGIAKKAIEKAGVSQRVKTVSGDFFKDPLPKADVITMGMILHDWNLEKKKQLIRAAYEALPDNGPFIAVENIIDDARRQNAFGMLMSLNMLIEFGDAFDFTGADFNAWCREAGFRRFELIHLAGPCSAAVAYK, encoded by the coding sequence ATGACCGGGGAAGCACTCGGTAAGGCTCTGGGGCTTCATCCCCGGGGCATCTGGGACTTTTTCGATACGCTGGTAGCCCTCGGATTCTTGGATCGTGATGGGGACGGGCAAAAGGGTCTTTATCGTAACACGGAAGCGACGGGGAATTTTTTAAACAAGAACAGTCCGGCTTACATCGGAGGATTCCTGGAAATGGCCAACGCCCGATTATTCCGGTTTTGGAACGACCTGGGTTCTGCGCTTAAAACAGGGAAACCCCAGAACGAGATCAAACACAGTCAAAAGGCCATGTTTGAAGAATTGTATGCCGATCTCCCGCGCCTGGAGCAGTTCATGGGCGCCATGAAAGGCATCTCCCGGGGAAACTTTACGGCGCTTGCGGAAAAGTTCGATTTTTCAAAATATAAGACGCTCTGCGATGTGGGCGGTGCCACCGGTCTTCTCTCTACCGTCGTGGCCCAAAGGCATTCTGAAATCCGCTGTCTGTCCTTCGATCTTCCGCCGGTGGAAGGGATTGCGAAGAAAGCGATAGAAAAAGCCGGCGTATCCCAACGGGTCAAGACGGTTTCTGGAGATTTCTTTAAGGACCCACTTCCGAAAGCGGACGTGATTACGATGGGCATGATTCTGCACGACTGGAATCTGGAAAAGAAAAAACAACTCATCCGTGCCGCTTACGAGGCACTTCCGGACAACGGTCCTTTCATCGCCGTGGAGAATATCATCGATGATGCTCGCCGCCAAAATGCCTTCGGGATGCTCATGTCGCTGAATATGTTGATCGAATTTGGAGATGCCTTCGATTTCACCGGAGCGGATTTTAACGCATGGTGCCGGGAGGCTGGATTCCGCCGATTTGAGCTGATTCATCTGGCGGGGCCTTGCAGTGCGGCAGTTGCCTATAAATAA
- a CDS encoding Bax inhibitor-1/YccA family protein, with product MRTGNPMLHGETFTSAGVGVIGERMTIEGTVNKTLIMLFILVLAAGWVWGKTMGQEAPIGLMMGGAIGGFIVGLVTFFKKDWAPITAPIYAGLEGLFLGGISAYFETKFPGIVIQAVALTFGTLFCLLIAYRSGMIQVTQNFRLGVVAATGAIMVVYLVSMVMGFFGTGIPFIHEGGTIGILFSLFVVVIAALNLVLDFDFIEHGAEAGAPKFMEWFAAFALMVTLIWLYLEILRLLAKLNSRR from the coding sequence ATGCGTACAGGAAACCCAATGCTTCATGGAGAAACATTTACGTCTGCCGGTGTGGGCGTAATTGGGGAAAGGATGACCATTGAAGGCACTGTGAACAAAACCCTTATCATGCTTTTCATTCTGGTCCTGGCCGCAGGATGGGTATGGGGTAAAACCATGGGACAAGAAGCCCCTATTGGATTAATGATGGGTGGGGCGATTGGCGGTTTTATTGTGGGCCTGGTAACCTTTTTTAAGAAAGATTGGGCTCCCATCACAGCTCCTATCTATGCGGGTTTGGAAGGTTTGTTTTTAGGGGGCATTTCAGCCTATTTTGAAACCAAATTTCCCGGAATTGTGATCCAGGCGGTTGCACTTACCTTTGGGACCCTTTTTTGCCTATTGATTGCCTACCGGTCCGGTATGATTCAAGTGACCCAGAATTTCCGGCTTGGAGTGGTCGCGGCAACGGGGGCCATTATGGTTGTGTATCTGGTCTCGATGGTCATGGGATTTTTCGGTACCGGCATCCCCTTTATCCATGAGGGGGGAACCATTGGAATTCTATTCAGCCTTTTTGTGGTGGTGATTGCCGCACTCAACCTGGTCCTGGATTTTGATTTCATTGAGCATGGTGCCGAAGCGGGAGCGCCGAAATTCATGGAGTGGTTTGCCGCTTTTGCCCTGATGGTGACCCTGATCTGGTTGTACCTGGAGATTTTACGCCTCCTGGCAAAACTCAATAGCCGGCGGTGA
- a CDS encoding peptidylprolyl isomerase produces MAKAIMETSKGTIHLELFDQDAPNTVKNFSKLSKDGFYKGLKFHRVIQNFMIQGGCPQGTGTGGPGYTIKCEINTQKHTPGTLSMAHAGKDTGGSQFFITHTATPHLDGVHTVFGRTQNLDVVNAIAQGDEIKSVTIEE; encoded by the coding sequence ATGGCAAAAGCAATTATGGAAACAAGCAAAGGAACCATCCATTTGGAGTTGTTCGATCAGGATGCTCCCAATACGGTCAAGAATTTTTCCAAGCTATCTAAAGATGGTTTTTATAAGGGACTTAAGTTTCACCGCGTGATTCAAAATTTTATGATCCAAGGGGGTTGCCCTCAGGGTACGGGAACAGGCGGCCCGGGTTATACCATAAAGTGTGAGATCAACACCCAGAAACATACTCCTGGAACCCTGTCCATGGCTCATGCAGGAAAAGACACCGGGGGAAGTCAATTTTTTATTACACATACCGCAACGCCACATCTGGATGGAGTACACACCGTTTTTGGGCGCACCCAAAATCTTGACGTGGTCAATGCCATAGCGCAGGGCGATGAGATCAAGTCGGTAACTATCGAGGAGTAA
- a CDS encoding YaeQ family protein: protein MAFNATIYKAVLQIANLDRNYYQERALTLARHPSETDERLMVRVLAFALHASEGLSFAHGRIGAGLIKAGEEPDLWKKNLTGEVELWIEVGLPDERAIRKACNRAQQVVVYAYGGHKADRWWEQNRGVLGQANNLTIVNLSNETTRAIAAMAQRDLKLNCTIQDGHIWFGEGEETVEVELTVMLKCKT, encoded by the coding sequence ATGGCCTTCAACGCCACCATCTATAAAGCCGTACTTCAGATCGCCAATTTGGATCGGAACTACTATCAAGAACGGGCGCTGACCCTCGCGCGGCATCCATCGGAAACCGACGAGCGACTAATGGTGCGGGTTCTTGCCTTTGCCCTGCATGCAAGCGAGGGGCTTTCGTTCGCCCATGGACGTATTGGAGCGGGTTTAATAAAAGCCGGGGAAGAACCCGATCTATGGAAAAAAAATCTGACCGGGGAGGTTGAGCTGTGGATCGAGGTGGGCCTTCCGGATGAAAGAGCCATTCGCAAGGCCTGCAACCGCGCACAACAGGTTGTCGTTTATGCCTATGGGGGCCACAAAGCCGACCGGTGGTGGGAACAGAACCGTGGCGTATTGGGACAGGCGAATAATCTGACGATCGTCAATCTTTCAAACGAGACCACCCGCGCCATAGCGGCCATGGCCCAGAGGGATCTCAAGTTGAATTGCACCATTCAGGATGGGCATATCTGGTTCGGGGAAGGGGAGGAGACGGTGGAGGTGGAATTGACGGTGATGCTGAAATGCAAAACATGA
- a CDS encoding PQQ-dependent sugar dehydrogenase, protein MLNQLIQFTVAIIVVMMTTLPLGCGQNSENQATTTLPLSLSLQIVATGLNFPVFLTTVPGDDSRLFIVEKGGQICVIKNGTLLGTPFLDIRPLVSKGFEQGLLGLAFDPNYANNGRFYINYTDTAGDTQIVRYQVSANPDIAQAVPDRFLLSINQPFSNHNGGNIIFGPDGYLYIGMGDGGSGNDPQGNGQDLTDLLGSVLRIDVRPDGDFSIPNDNPFRNHPSAREELWDFGLRNPWRFSFDRQTGDLYIGDVGQNAREEINVAPGTSGGGKSFNYGWNIMEGTICTPGVNPNCVMTGLRLPVLDYDHDGGNCSVTGGYVYRGTAIPNIQGTYFYGDYCAGWVRSFIYKNGQATEQTEWPSLSPDGEITSFGEDNRGEIYILTAQGGVYRIISN, encoded by the coding sequence ATGCTTAATCAATTGATTCAGTTTACTGTGGCAATTATTGTGGTTATGATGACCACTTTACCGCTGGGATGCGGACAGAATTCCGAAAACCAGGCCACAACGACCTTACCTCTTTCCTTATCATTACAAATTGTGGCCACCGGCCTTAATTTTCCTGTTTTCCTCACAACCGTTCCGGGAGACGATAGCCGCCTTTTTATCGTTGAAAAAGGAGGGCAAATCTGCGTCATCAAAAACGGAACCCTGTTGGGAACGCCTTTCCTGGATATCCGGCCTCTGGTCTCCAAGGGATTCGAACAAGGACTTTTGGGACTTGCTTTTGATCCAAATTATGCCAACAATGGCCGCTTCTACATTAATTACACCGACACTGCCGGGGATACCCAGATTGTCCGCTATCAAGTCTCTGCCAATCCCGATATTGCACAGGCAGTGCCGGATAGATTTCTTTTAAGCATTAATCAACCGTTCTCCAATCACAACGGCGGCAATATCATTTTTGGTCCGGACGGCTATCTTTATATCGGCATGGGGGACGGGGGCTCCGGGAATGATCCCCAGGGAAACGGCCAAGATTTAACAGATCTGCTGGGCTCTGTCTTGAGAATTGATGTTAGGCCTGATGGAGACTTTTCAATCCCCAATGACAATCCCTTCAGAAACCACCCTTCCGCTCGGGAAGAGCTATGGGATTTTGGGTTGCGGAATCCCTGGCGGTTTAGTTTTGACCGCCAGACGGGCGACCTTTACATAGGGGATGTGGGACAGAACGCTCGGGAAGAGATCAATGTTGCACCGGGAACATCCGGTGGAGGAAAAAGCTTTAATTATGGATGGAATATTATGGAAGGAACCATCTGCACACCGGGTGTAAATCCGAATTGCGTCATGACTGGTTTGAGACTGCCTGTTTTGGATTATGATCACGACGGCGGAAATTGTTCAGTCACCGGAGGCTATGTATACCGCGGTACGGCAATTCCAAATATTCAGGGAACCTATTTCTATGGGGATTATTGTGCCGGGTGGGTTAGAAGTTTTATATACAAGAATGGGCAGGCGACGGAGCAAACGGAATGGCCTTCCCTTAGTCCGGACGGTGAGATCACCTCATTTGGGGAGGACAACCGGGGAGAAATTTACATCCTCACCGCCCAAGGAGGCGTTTACCGCATCATATCCAATTGA
- a CDS encoding Hsp20/alpha crystallin family protein, whose protein sequence is MNKKKEKKGRTLAPWRRPLSEVTSREREMEELFEDFWKRPFGRFPFSLSWPWKRGPWSEVGFTGPAVEIFEEKGDVVVKAELPGMKKEDIDVNITENFITLKGEKKKEEERKKEGYYYSECSFGSFERTIEIPREVQIDKARATFKEGVLELRLPKTEEAKRKEAKIKIE, encoded by the coding sequence ATGAACAAGAAAAAAGAGAAGAAAGGAAGGACCCTTGCTCCGTGGAGGCGGCCGTTATCTGAAGTGACTTCTCGGGAAAGAGAAATGGAAGAACTGTTTGAGGATTTTTGGAAAAGACCTTTTGGGAGGTTCCCCTTTAGTCTGAGCTGGCCTTGGAAGCGCGGCCCATGGAGTGAGGTCGGTTTTACAGGTCCCGCTGTGGAGATCTTTGAGGAAAAGGGAGATGTGGTCGTAAAGGCGGAGCTTCCAGGAATGAAGAAAGAGGACATTGATGTTAACATTACCGAAAATTTTATCACCCTAAAAGGGGAGAAGAAAAAGGAGGAGGAGAGAAAAAAAGAAGGTTATTACTACTCCGAATGCTCCTTTGGGTCCTTTGAACGAACCATCGAAATCCCCAGGGAGGTTCAGATTGACAAAGCCCGCGCGACCTTTAAAGAGGGGGTCTTAGAATTAAGATTGCCTAAAACCGAAGAAGCGAAACGCAAAGAAGCAAAAATTAAGATTGAATAA
- a CDS encoding thioredoxin domain-containing protein codes for MKQEKTPTKLKGSSRMALWSVVLIGLIATTFFIVWFAASPPSSPSPKPVQTEPSGIIKPSLGIGPGDWVEGSREARTVLVEYSDFQCPACRAYAPLVKQLHTELGDQLAIVYRHFPLSNIHQHAQMAAQVAEAAGLQGKFWDMHDLMFNHQEEWSKEENPMDLFLKYAEELSLDLEKFQKDLHSQQVKQAIRENVQSGALLIIEGTPTFFLNEIKIQNPQSYGAFRTLILNEIGPTP; via the coding sequence TTGAAACAGGAAAAAACACCCACCAAATTAAAAGGTTCTTCCCGGATGGCATTGTGGTCAGTGGTTCTCATTGGGTTGATTGCAACCACTTTTTTTATTGTGTGGTTTGCCGCTTCCCCTCCTTCTTCCCCCTCTCCGAAACCCGTTCAAACGGAACCTTCGGGGATCATCAAACCTTCCCTTGGGATAGGTCCCGGCGATTGGGTCGAAGGGAGCAGAGAGGCAAGGACGGTTTTGGTAGAATACAGTGATTTCCAATGTCCAGCCTGCCGTGCGTATGCCCCATTGGTAAAACAACTTCATACCGAACTTGGAGATCAACTGGCCATTGTCTATCGCCATTTTCCCTTGTCCAACATTCATCAACACGCCCAAATGGCCGCCCAGGTAGCGGAAGCGGCGGGGCTCCAGGGGAAATTTTGGGACATGCATGATCTGATGTTCAATCATCAGGAGGAATGGTCAAAGGAAGAAAACCCAATGGACTTATTTCTAAAATACGCGGAGGAACTCTCATTGGATCTGGAAAAATTTCAAAAGGATCTTCATTCACAACAGGTTAAACAAGCCATCCGCGAAAATGTCCAAAGCGGTGCACTTCTCATTATTGAAGGGACCCCCACTTTTTTTCTGAATGAAATTAAAATTCAGAACCCGCAATCCTATGGAGCCTTCAGGACACTCATTCTCAATGAAATTGGCCCCACCCCCTAA
- a CDS encoding zinc ribbon domain-containing protein produces the protein MPIYEYRCEECDKVFTVALSLSEKNKIVVQCPGCNSKKVKQLITSFQVKTESKT, from the coding sequence ATGCCAATATATGAATACCGGTGCGAGGAATGTGATAAGGTTTTCACTGTGGCCTTGTCTCTTTCCGAAAAAAATAAAATTGTCGTTCAATGCCCGGGTTGCAACAGCAAAAAAGTGAAACAACTCATTACCTCTTTTCAGGTTAAAACGGAAAGTAAAACCTAG